The sequence below is a genomic window from Polyangiaceae bacterium.
GGTTGGAATACAAGCGTGGGTCGTGGTGTCAGCTGGCGTACACGTCCCTTCGTTGCCGGCTGCCGTGCACGTCTCGCACTCGCCGTCGCACGACGTATTGCAGCACACCGAGTCGACACAGTGGCCGCTCTCGCAGGTATCGCCGGACGAGCATGCCGTGCCGTTCTGAGCTTTGGAGCCGGTTCCGCCGGATCCGGCACCCCCGGTCCCCGCGGTCCCACTGGTGCCCGCGGTCCCTCCGCTCGCGGAGGTTCCACCGCTGCCTGCGGTGCCCGTGCCGCCACTTCCCGCCGCGCCCGCCGCTCCACCTGTGGACCCAGCATCATGCGGATTCCCGGGTTGGAAGTCCTCGCCACTGCACGCAGCAGCGCCAATTCCAACTGCCAACGTGAGCGACGCGACAGAAATCGTCCGTAGACGAGCAGCGACAATCTTGGACGTCATATTTCCTCCACCCTGAGTCGAAGAGTTCTCGATCGCCGGGCCGTCGTCAATGGAGCTTCCGCGCCGCCCCGACAAACCTCTCATGTCGAGCGTCAGGGACCTGCGGTCAGACCAATCCCGAACACGATCGCGAAGAAGCCGAAGTACGCGAGCCAGAACAGCAGCATCAAGCCGCCGATGATGCCGCCGGTGATCATGCCGGCCAGCGCCAGGCCTTCGCCCCCATGGGTCTGCGGATTCTCGCGGGCCAAGCGGCGGGCCCGGGCACCCAGCCAGATCGCGACGAAACCCAGCGGAAAGCACGACCACGCCATGAGCCCGCACACCAGCGCCGCGATCGCTTCTCCGGAGGGCTGCGGTGTCGTAGGCCGCGGCGGGCCCGCGGCGTAGCTCCCCGCCGGCGGTGGCGTGAACTGAGGCGGGTAGCCCGGCGGATAGCCGGGGGGCGCCGGCGGGCTGGGCGGCACTTGGGGCTGCACTCCCCGAAGCTACCTCAACTGGCCAGAGGGCGGCGCGTGGCCCTGGCGTTCACGGAAGGAAAGCAGGCAGCCCCGCGGGTCGGCTCCGGCTTCGATGCACTGCAGCAAGGCGCGATCGTACGGAGTGGTGAGGCACTCCACCGTGATGTGATCCACCGTGCTCTGGACGCGAGGGTCCTGGAGCAGGCGGGCATCCCTGACGCCCACCATGTCGATGGCCAACTGACGACACTCCTGGGGCCCAGGGGCCTTGCGTGGGCAGCCGGCGAGGAGTAGCAAGAGCAGCGTCCCGGCGGTTCTCCAGCCAAGTTTGAGAGGGCCGCGCCGCCAGTCACTGATCGTCCGACCAGCCCAGTGCTTCGGCTCGCTCAGCGGCTCTCGCACGTGGTTTTCGCGGGGCCTCGTCACCTTGGAGGAAACGATGGAGCAGCTAGGTCCGGTGCGGAGTGAATTCGGCATCGAGAACAACGGTATCTTCAATGCAAACCGGGTCTACTGGAACCTCTCGCAGAGTCGTCTGCTGGAAGAGGCCGTCCGTCGCGGGGAAGGCATCCTGAGCGCGGACGGAGCCCTGGTGGTGACCACCGGCAAGCACACGGGTCGCTCGCCGAACGACAAGTTCATCGTCAAGGAAAAGGGCAGCGCCGACAAGATCGATTGGGGCAAGGTCAACCGCCCGATCGAGCCGGAGGCGTTCGATCGCCTGCACGCTCGCGTGCTCGCCTACCTGCAAAACCGCGACTTGTTCGTGCAGGACACCGTCGTGGGTGCCATGCACGGCATCCCCGTCCGCGTGATCACGCCGAGCGCATGGCACTCGCTGTTCGCGCGCACCATGTTGCTCCGGCCTTCCACGGACGAGCGCAAGAAGATGGTGCCCGAGTTCACCGTTTTGCACGCGCCCCACTTCAAGGCCACGCCGGAGCTGGACGGCACCGCCAGCGAGACGTTCATCATCGTCAGCTACGAGAAGAAGGTCGTGCTCATCGGCGGCAGCGAGTACGCAGGCGAGATCAAGAAGAGCGTGTTCTCGCTGCTCAACTTCCTCTTGCCCATGCAGGGCATCCTGCCCATGCACGCCTCGCTGAACGTCGGGCCCAACGGTGATCCGGCGGTGTTCTTCGGCCTCTCCGGCACCGGCAAGACGACACTGTCGGCGGACCCCTCCCGCACCCTGATCGGTGACGACGAGCACGGCTGGAGCGATCAGGGCACCTTCAACTTCGAGGGTGGCTGCTACGCCAAGGCCATTCGTCTGTCGCAAGAGGCGGAGCCGGACATCTGGCACGCGGTGCATCACTTCGGCACCGTGCTCGAGAACGTGGTCATCGACCCCGAGACCCGCGGCATCAATCTGGACGACGACACGCTCACGGAGAACACGCGCGCGGCGTACCAGCTCGATCGCATCCGCAACGCCTCCGAAACGGGCGTGGCTGGCCACCCGAAGAACATCATCATGCTCACGGCGGACGCCTACGGCGTGCTGCCCCCCATCTCGCGCCTCACTCCGGCCCAGGCCATGTACCACTTCATGAGCGGATACACGGCCAAGGTCGCGGGCACGGAGCGCGGCGTGACGGAGCCCAAGGCCACCTTCAGCGCGTGCTTCGGTGCGCCGTTCTTGCCGATGCACCCCGCGGTGTACGCCAAGATGTTGGGCGAAAAGATCGAGAAGCACGGCGCCGCCGTGTGGCTGGTGAACACCGGCTGGACCGGTGGGCCCTACGGCGTGGGGAGCCGCATGAAGATCGCCTACACCCGCGCCATGGTCCGCGCCGCCCTCGAGGGCAAGCTGGCAGACGTCGCGCTGGTGCAGGATCCCATCTTCGGCGTGGGCGTCCCGCAAGAGGTGCCCGACGTGCCGAAGGAAGTGCTCAATCCCAAGAACACCTGGGCAGACAAGGCGGCTTACGACGCGCAGGCGAAGAAGCTCGCGGGTCTCTTCCGAGAGAACTTCAAGCAGTACGCAGCCGAGGCGGCCAAGGAAATCCAGGACGCCGGCCCCGCCTGATCACGGACACGTGATGCCAATCTGAGGCGCCACCTGCCGAAACGAGCTCAGTAGGGTCGTGCAGGTGGCGCTGGGCGCCATGCGGAACGAGTCACAGGTCTGCGCCAAGCTGGGGTCGCCGCCGTTGACGGTCACCACCTTGAGGCAGCAGTCCGCCGCGCGGTCGCAGTCCGCTCCGCCCGTGGCGCCGCCGGAAGGGTTGCCCCACATCGGCACCGGCGCGGGCATCGGCTCGTCGTCGTAGTCGTAGCCCTCCACCGCGCCGCGCTCGTCGTCGTCGTCGGTGTAGGCCTGCGCGTTGGAGCTGGGCGCGGGCGTGTCGTCAGCCTTGCTCTGGGTCTTGGCGCTGGGAATGTCGATCACTCCCGCGCTCTCCGCGCCGCGTGCCTGCTTCGTGCTACCGCCGCAAGCGGCAGCGCCGAGAGCCAACAGCACCACGAGTGCCCGCTTCAAGTCGACGTCCTTCGCGTTCAGAGGATCACGTCCACGCCCAGCAGCGCAGACGCCGTGCTCTCGATTTCCGGGTAGCCACCGACGGTCACCTTGCTGCCAGTTTGATCGATCCCCTGAACGCTGTCGAACACGTTGCCGGATTGGTTGCTGGTGAAGCCGCCGGACAGCATCAAGCTCACCGCCAGCCAGTCTTTCACCACCTCGTAGCTCCCACCCAGGGCGGCGCTCCACTCCAAGAACACGCCCTTGCGCTTGGCCACCACCACCTCCGGCGTGATGGTCGCGATGGGCGCGTTCACTCGGTTCCAGCCGACGCCCAAACCCAGCCACAAGCGCAGCCGCGGCGTGACCGTCCAGGTGGGCTCCAGCCGCGCGCCGATGATGGCAATGGTGAGAGGATCCTGATCCACGTCGTGACCGGGTAGCCCGAGATCCGCGCCGCTCACGTCCACCGAGTGTTGGGTCTGCGTGAACCACGCGCGAAATCCCAGGAAGGGCAGCAGCTCCGCCCGCACGTGGGCGCCCCAAGACAAGCCCGGCGAGTAGCTCGCGCCGCTGCCGTCCGCGTTCCTCAGCGTGAGGCCGAGGTCCGGACCCACGAGCACCAAGCGCCGAGGTTTGTCCGGCTCGTTCGCGTGGAAGACGGGACGCGGCTCCTGCTCGTCCGAGCGCGGCGGCGGCAGGGGAAGCTCGGGGGGCGTTTCGTCGTCCCCCTCCGGGAGCGAGCCGGCGTCGTCCTTCTTCGCTTCCGGGGCTGGCTTCGGCTTGGTTTCCGCCGCGGAGCTGCTCTCCTCCGGCGGCTTTGCTTCCGGCTCCGGCTTGTCTTCTTCGTCTTCTTTGGGTTGGTCCGGCGCGGCCGCTTCGGGTTTCGGCTGGGCGGAAATGCGCGGCGCGGCGAACGTCAACGCCGTCGAGGTCAGGAGCCACGCGAGGCGTCGCATCACACCCTCAGCGCGCCGCCGAGCTTTTCCGTCGCGGCCTTCTCGACCTTGGCATGACGCTGGTCGACCTCTTTGTCCGTCAACGTGCGCGCGGCGTCGGGATCCGTCGCGGCCTTGGGATCGCGATACACGAGGTGGAACGCGAGGGAGCGGTGTCCCTCCGGCACCGAGCCACCGCGGAACAAATCGAAGAGCTCCACGGACTCGCACAGCTCTCCGGCGGCTTCGGCGATCACCTGCTGCACCGCTTCCGCCGCGACCTCGTCCTTGACTACCAGCGCGATGTCCCGCGTGACGGCCGGAAGTCGCGGGATGGGCGAAAACTTCGGGGTCGCTTTGCCCAACGCCTCGATCTCGGCCAAGAAAAGCTCCACGACGAAGGCGTCCCCGTCCAAGTCGAGGGCGTCCACCACGTCGGGGTGCAACGGCCCGAAGCGTCCCGCCACGCGGCCCTGAACCAACACCTCGCCGGCGCCCCGCGGGTGCAGGTGCTTCGGCGCGTCCGCGGCGAGCCGCACGCTCGCACTCCGCCCGGTGAGGCGCTCCGTCAGCTCCTGCGCGAGCCCTTTCGCGTCCCACACGTCGTGGGCGACGGGCTGGCTCAGATACGCGGGGCGCGGCCCGGCCAGCACCGCGGCAAAGTACGGTCGCTCTTCCGGTAGCTCGTGGTCCCCGGCTCCCCGCGGTCGCGCCGCTTCGGCTGCGGCGCTGCGTTCTGCCGTGCTCGGCGGCAAGAAGCACGCTCCGACCGTGAACAGACGCACCGCGCGCTCGCCGCGGCGCCGAGCGCGCTTGAGCGCCTCCAACAGGCCCGGCAAGAGACTCGTGCGCATCACGCTGCGCTCTTCCGTCAGCGGGTTCTTCAGGCTCACCACCGGCTGCGGTGCGGAAATGGCGGAGAGCTCCGCGGGGGACACGAAGGCGTAGGTCACGGCTTCGCTCAAGCCCAAGCTCACGGCCTCCCGCGCGATGGTGCGCTCCAGCGCTCCGCTGGTGCGCGGTGGCTGGGGTGCGATGGCCGGCAGCACCGTGGGGATGCGGTCCAACCCGTGAACGCGCGCCACCTCTTCAATCAGATCGACCTCGCGCCGAATGTCGGGGCGCCAGGAGACGGCCGTCACCGTGGCGTGGCGGTCGCCATCGGCGTCTTCGCCGCTGTCGGTCTCTTCGAAACCGAGGCGTCCGAGCAGGGCCATGGCATCCGAGAACGGCACGTGTGCGCCGAGCAGTGCGTCCAGCCGGCTCGAGCGCAGGCGGATCCGCGGCAGCTCGGGCGCCGGGCCCTTGGCGTGGATGGTACCCGGCACCACGCGCCCGCCGCACAGCTCCGACAGCCAACCCTTGGCGTGCTCCAGCACTGTCGGGATGGCGCCGAAGTCGACGCCGCGCTCGAAGCGGTAGCTCGACTCCGTGTGCAGCGCGTGGCGCCGCGCGGTGCGCCGCACCCCGCGGGGCTGGAAGTACGCGCACTCGAGCAGCACGCGGCGCGTGGTGTCGCGGATCTCGCTGTCCTCACCGCCCATCACCCCGGCCAGGGCGCTGGGCCCTTCGCCGTCGCAGATGACCAGGTCGTCCGCGTCCAGGCTGCGCTTCACGCCATCCAGCGTGGTGAACGGCTCTCCGGCCCGCGCGCGCCGCACCACGATCTTCTGCCCACGAACACGATCCAGATCGAAGGCGTGCATCGGCTGGCCAAAGCCCAAGAGCAGCAAGTTCGTGATGTCCACCACGTTGGAGATGGGCCGCACCCCGAGCGTGTGCAGCCGCCAGCGCAGCCAGTCCGGAGATGGCCCGATGGAGACGTCCACCACGGCGGCCGCCCCGTAGTGCGGGCAGCGCTCGGTGTCTTCGTTCTCCACCTGCACCAGCGCCGTCACGTCGCCCTCGGCGGACTTGGCTTCTGGCGGTGCCGGAGGCTCGAAGCGCACGTCGAACAGCGCCGCGAGCTCGCGCGCCACGCCCACGTGTCCGAGGGCGTCCGGCCGATTCGGCGTGATGCCGATTTCGAACAGCGTGTCTCGGGCTGCGGGGCACGCCTCCAAGAAGGGCGTGCCGGGTTTCGCGCTGCCCGGCGGCAGCACGATGATGCCCTCCGACTCATCTGCGAGGCCGAGCTCGGACTCCGACACCAGCATGCCCTCGCTGGTCACGCCGCCGATGTCCCGAGCCGTGAGCTCGCCGATCTCCGGAAGCACAGTGCCCAAGGGTGCCAGCACCACCAGGCCTCCCGGGTCCGGGACGTTGGATGCGCCGCACACCACGCGCTGCTCGCCGTTTCCGCGGTCCACCAACACCAGGCGGAGGCCCGAGCGCTTGGGGTGCGCCTCGATGGACTTCACCTCTGCTACGACCACGGGCTCGAGGCCGTGACCGATTTCCATCACCGCCTCGACCTCGAGGCCGGCGTGGGTCAGCCGCTCGGAGACGTCCGAGGCGGAGGCCTTCAGGCCGGGAAGTAGCTCACGGATCCAGCGAAGAGAGACACGCATGGGAGGGGCGCTTTTACCACGCCCCAGCCCATTCGTCGCCGCGGCTCAGGGGTGCCCGCCGGGCATTCCCCCGGGCATCCCACCCAGCTGCATGCCGCCCGGCATGCCACCCATGCTCGGCGGCTTCTTCTTTTCCGAGTCGTCGGCCTTGGTGAACTTCTTCGGCTCGGCGAAGGCCCAGTCTGCGGCCCAGGAACCGATGCTCAGGATCTCGTCCGACTCGCCGGTCTTGGCCCAGCGGCTGGTGCCCTCGGCGCTGGCGCCGAAGGCGAGTGTCTTCTTCGCGCCGTCGGACAGCTCGAAGGTGATGGTGGCGCCCGGCGTTTCGAGGCCGACGTCGGACAGGCTCTTGCCCTCGCCGAAGCCGTCGGCGTTCAGACCCTTGTAGGCGTTGATGGCGTCCTTCACCTTGGACTCTTCGAAGTCCTTGAGGGCCGTCGCCATGGGCGTCTTGGCCTTCTTGAACTTGGCGGTCCACTTGTCGCCGTCCTTCGCGAACAAGTACTCGCCGTGCTCGTTGGTGATGGTGATGGCCTTCACCTTCTTGTCGTCGAACTTGAACACGGTGCGGTCGCGCCAGTCCTTCACGTCTCGCGCGTACAGGAAGCTCGAGTAGCCCTTCACCGAGTACACGCCGTCGTGTCCCGCGATGCGGGTCATCTGCCCACGAGAGCCGCTCTCGCCGAAGTACAGATCGGCCACGGTGTCCTTGCCGGCCTGGAACGTGGCGTGCAGCGCCGTGTCGTCGGTCAGCTCGTACTTCGCGTAGGCGTCCTTGCTCGGGTCGATCGACTCCTTCACTTCCAGCGTCTTCAAGTTGTCCAGCAGGGACTTCACGTTGGTCTGGTTGGCCTCCGCCTTGACGGGCTTTTCGACCATCCACTTGTCACCCTCTTTGGCGAGGGTGACGTCCTTCGGTGCGCCGCCGTCTTGGCCGGCTTGGTGGATGACGATCTTGTCGATGGCCTTGGTCTTGTCTTCGGTGACGCCCAGCTTCGGAAGCTCTTCCGACACCTTCTCTGCGGTGTAGGTCTGTGCCTCTTCTTTTTCTTTCTTCTTCTGCAGCCAGAAGGCGCCGCCCAGGACCACCAGGACCACGACGGCGATGCCGAGCTTCTTGTCCGTACCGAGAGCCATCTAATCGACCTCTTGCTGGTAACGACGTTGAATCAGGAGACCTTGGGACGCCGGCTGAGGCGCCAGCGCCAGCGACCAATTCCGAACAGCGCGAATATCAGGGGTAGGCCGAGCGTCAGCGACCACTGCACGTCCTTCTGCAGGCCCTTGCGCTGTTGCTTGTACTCCTCGTCCTTCTTCTTGATCGCTGCGTCGTCGTCTTCCGCCGTGATCTTGGGCTTGGCGATGGAGGTGTAGGTCAGGTTCGGGTTGCCGATGATCTTGGCGCTGGCGGCGAGCAGGTCGGCGTCGCCGCTGATCCAGTCGAGCGTGTTCTTCACGCTCAAGATGGTGTTGGTGAGGTAGCGCTGCGCGTAGGGCTGGGCGATCATTTGCAGCTGCTGGTCCCCGCCCACGGCGCCCATCATCGCGAATTGTCCGCCGAGATCCGGCCCGTTGCCGGAGTAGGCGAAGGGGTTCGTGACGAACTGGCTGGAGGCCACCAAGAATATGCGGGAGGGGTTCGGAGCCTGAGCCGGCATGGTGATGCCGTCGCCGCTGCCCAACGCGGGCTTGAGCTTGCCTTCCACCACGGCGGCAATCACGTGCTGCGCGTAGGGCGGCTTCGGCTTCCAATCCGGACGCAGCTTCATGTCCACCGTCTCGCCCGTTTCCACGCTGGCGGCCGGCGTGGAGCGAGCCACCGCGTAGAGCTTCACGTCTTTTTCTGGCTGCTTGTCTTTCAGCAGCTCGATGCTGGACGGGTAGGGAATGGCCACCTCGTCCATCCGGAAGAAGCCGGCGAAGCTGGTGTCGAGCAGCTGCTCGTCGCCCTCGAAGCGCGGGTCGTTGACCACGTGGGCGATGGCGGGATCGCGAATGCTGGACACTGCGCCCGTGGCAGTGAGCACTGGCAGCCGGAACTGCGCGCCCCAGTCGAGCACGGCGTCCTTCTTCACGCCCAGACCGTAGCCGCTGAGGAGCTTGTCCAGGTTGTGCCACGAGAGCGTGGCTTGCATGCTCGGATCCTGCGGCTTGATGTCGACCGCCGAGGCGTACACCACCAGGGCCTTGTTGCCGCGCATCAAGAACTCGTCGATGCGACGCAGCTCCTTGTCCGTGTAGTCCTTGCGGGGCTGCGTGACGATCACCCCGTCGAGATCCTTGTCGATCTCCGAGTCGCCGTCCTTCAGGTCCACCGTCTCGAGCTTGTAGAA
It includes:
- a CDS encoding DUF4190 domain-containing protein, which gives rise to MQPQVPPSPPAPPGYPPGYPPQFTPPPAGSYAAGPPRPTTPQPSGEAIAALVCGLMAWSCFPLGFVAIWLGARARRLARENPQTHGGEGLALAGMITGGIIGGLMLLFWLAYFGFFAIVFGIGLTAGP
- a CDS encoding phenylalanine--tRNA ligase subunit beta; translated protein: MRVSLRWIRELLPGLKASASDVSERLTHAGLEVEAVMEIGHGLEPVVVAEVKSIEAHPKRSGLRLVLVDRGNGEQRVVCGASNVPDPGGLVVLAPLGTVLPEIGELTARDIGGVTSEGMLVSESELGLADESEGIIVLPPGSAKPGTPFLEACPAARDTLFEIGITPNRPDALGHVGVARELAALFDVRFEPPAPPEAKSAEGDVTALVQVENEDTERCPHYGAAAVVDVSIGPSPDWLRWRLHTLGVRPISNVVDITNLLLLGFGQPMHAFDLDRVRGQKIVVRRARAGEPFTTLDGVKRSLDADDLVICDGEGPSALAGVMGGEDSEIRDTTRRVLLECAYFQPRGVRRTARRHALHTESSYRFERGVDFGAIPTVLEHAKGWLSELCGGRVVPGTIHAKGPAPELPRIRLRSSRLDALLGAHVPFSDAMALLGRLGFEETDSGEDADGDRHATVTAVSWRPDIRREVDLIEEVARVHGLDRIPTVLPAIAPQPPRTSGALERTIAREAVSLGLSEAVTYAFVSPAELSAISAPQPVVSLKNPLTEERSVMRTSLLPGLLEALKRARRRGERAVRLFTVGACFLPPSTAERSAAAEAARPRGAGDHELPEERPYFAAVLAGPRPAYLSQPVAHDVWDAKGLAQELTERLTGRSASVRLAADAPKHLHPRGAGEVLVQGRVAGRFGPLHPDVVDALDLDGDAFVVELFLAEIEALGKATPKFSPIPRLPAVTRDIALVVKDEVAAEAVQQVIAEAAGELCESVELFDLFRGGSVPEGHRSLAFHLVYRDPKAATDPDAARTLTDKEVDQRHAKVEKAATEKLGGALRV
- a CDS encoding DUF4340 domain-containing protein, with translation MALGTDKKLGIAVVVLVVLGGAFWLQKKKEKEEAQTYTAEKVSEELPKLGVTEDKTKAIDKIVIHQAGQDGGAPKDVTLAKEGDKWMVEKPVKAEANQTNVKSLLDNLKTLEVKESIDPSKDAYAKYELTDDTALHATFQAGKDTVADLYFGESGSRGQMTRIAGHDGVYSVKGYSSFLYARDVKDWRDRTVFKFDDKKVKAITITNEHGEYLFAKDGDKWTAKFKKAKTPMATALKDFEESKVKDAINAYKGLNADGFGEGKSLSDVGLETPGATITFELSDGAKKTLAFGASAEGTSRWAKTGESDEILSIGSWAADWAFAEPKKFTKADDSEKKKPPSMGGMPGGMQLGGMPGGMPGGHP
- a CDS encoding phosphoenolpyruvate carboxykinase codes for the protein MEQLGPVRSEFGIENNGIFNANRVYWNLSQSRLLEEAVRRGEGILSADGALVVTTGKHTGRSPNDKFIVKEKGSADKIDWGKVNRPIEPEAFDRLHARVLAYLQNRDLFVQDTVVGAMHGIPVRVITPSAWHSLFARTMLLRPSTDERKKMVPEFTVLHAPHFKATPELDGTASETFIIVSYEKKVVLIGGSEYAGEIKKSVFSLLNFLLPMQGILPMHASLNVGPNGDPAVFFGLSGTGKTTLSADPSRTLIGDDEHGWSDQGTFNFEGGCYAKAIRLSQEAEPDIWHAVHHFGTVLENVVIDPETRGINLDDDTLTENTRAAYQLDRIRNASETGVAGHPKNIIMLTADAYGVLPPISRLTPAQAMYHFMSGYTAKVAGTERGVTEPKATFSACFGAPFLPMHPAVYAKMLGEKIEKHGAAVWLVNTGWTGGPYGVGSRMKIAYTRAMVRAALEGKLADVALVQDPIFGVGVPQEVPDVPKEVLNPKNTWADKAAYDAQAKKLAGLFRENFKQYAAEAAKEIQDAGPA
- a CDS encoding GldG family protein, whose product is MATEDRKKKAAAQTGLYLVVLAAIAVVVNLIAFSWNERFDWTKNERYTLSKGSARLVENLKSPIQVDAYVTTGLAQLDSFTRDLTDLLKEYERASKGKFKFTLIEPKTDELREQAKEAGLQEMAFGETSATGDDQASIAQGYMGLVFKYGAEKGVIPQLAPNRAEGLEFWITNKIREVRDKSENVKHRVGVITGKDELKLTDNNLVPRQGRGGAPSIQSILEQAFPFYKLETVDLKDGDSEIDKDLDGVIVTQPRKDYTDKELRRIDEFLMRGNKALVVYASAVDIKPQDPSMQATLSWHNLDKLLSGYGLGVKKDAVLDWGAQFRLPVLTATGAVSSIRDPAIAHVVNDPRFEGDEQLLDTSFAGFFRMDEVAIPYPSSIELLKDKQPEKDVKLYAVARSTPAASVETGETVDMKLRPDWKPKPPYAQHVIAAVVEGKLKPALGSGDGITMPAQAPNPSRIFLVASSQFVTNPFAYSGNGPDLGGQFAMMGAVGGDQQLQMIAQPYAQRYLTNTILSVKNTLDWISGDADLLAASAKIIGNPNLTYTSIAKPKITAEDDDAAIKKKDEEYKQQRKGLQKDVQWSLTLGLPLIFALFGIGRWRWRLSRRPKVS